From Thalassotalea euphylliae, the proteins below share one genomic window:
- the ggt gene encoding gamma-glutamyltransferase, giving the protein MKKHLLSMSVLSLALTCSFSAAAFTDGKVRETREPEAATGLTQKQVVVGNDYMVAAANPYASEAGYKILAKGGSAIDAAIAVQLVLTLVEPQSSGIGGGAFILHWDKANKQLTTVDGRETAPAKASADMFIDSSGKPIKWIDAVVGGRSVGVPGVLRGLKAAHDNYGKLPWAALFDDAITLADQGFIVSPRLEKLVAMKFNPGIVKLPEIANYFFPHGEPIKAGQRLVNKPLAQVYRTIAEQGVDAFYQGQIAQRIVSAVNNAPIAPGTLSLKDMKDYQPKWREPVCGQYHSYRVCGMAPPSSGGIAVIQILKQLEAFNLAKLPANSIEPWHLFTQSSRLAFADRDKYVADEDFVTVPTQALLADSYMNERAQLIKPDKDMGTANAGQPVALTYADNDSFELPSTSHISIVDGDGNAISMTTSVEMAFGSAVMVDGFILNNQLTDFALSPERDGKPVANRVEPFKRPRSSMAPMMVFNPDGSLKLVVGSPGGSRIINYVAQTIVGVLDWQLNPQQAINLPKVTNRNKVTTLEKGTELEGLKAAFEARGHKVMVRDLNSGVHAIEVKNGKLYGGADPRREGKVFAK; this is encoded by the coding sequence ATGAAAAAACACTTATTATCCATGAGTGTGTTAAGCCTCGCCTTAACCTGCTCGTTTAGCGCTGCTGCGTTTACCGATGGCAAAGTCCGCGAAACACGTGAGCCAGAAGCGGCAACGGGGCTTACCCAAAAGCAAGTTGTTGTTGGTAACGACTATATGGTCGCCGCTGCCAACCCTTATGCCAGTGAAGCTGGTTATAAAATTTTAGCCAAGGGCGGCAGTGCCATTGATGCTGCGATTGCCGTGCAACTGGTCCTGACCTTAGTCGAGCCGCAGTCGTCAGGTATTGGCGGCGGTGCTTTTATTCTCCACTGGGATAAAGCCAATAAACAGCTTACCACAGTAGATGGCCGTGAAACGGCTCCTGCCAAAGCTTCTGCTGATATGTTTATCGACAGCTCAGGTAAGCCGATTAAGTGGATTGACGCCGTTGTTGGCGGTCGCTCGGTTGGTGTACCAGGCGTATTACGCGGCTTGAAAGCTGCTCACGACAACTATGGAAAACTGCCTTGGGCGGCACTTTTCGATGACGCCATTACCCTTGCAGATCAGGGATTTATTGTGTCGCCTCGGCTTGAAAAATTAGTGGCGATGAAATTTAACCCAGGTATCGTCAAACTGCCTGAAATTGCGAACTACTTTTTCCCCCATGGTGAACCCATCAAAGCTGGTCAGCGCTTAGTCAACAAGCCGCTTGCTCAGGTATATCGTACCATTGCCGAGCAGGGCGTAGATGCTTTCTATCAAGGCCAAATCGCACAGCGTATTGTCTCGGCGGTCAACAATGCGCCGATTGCACCAGGTACCCTGTCACTAAAGGATATGAAAGACTATCAACCCAAGTGGCGCGAACCTGTTTGTGGTCAATATCACAGCTACCGAGTTTGCGGTATGGCGCCACCAAGCTCCGGTGGTATCGCGGTTATTCAAATACTCAAACAATTGGAAGCCTTTAATTTGGCGAAATTACCCGCCAACAGTATTGAGCCATGGCATTTATTCACGCAAAGTTCGCGCCTAGCCTTTGCCGATCGCGATAAATATGTCGCAGATGAAGATTTTGTCACTGTGCCGACGCAAGCCTTATTGGCTGATAGTTATATGAATGAACGCGCGCAGTTAATTAAGCCAGACAAAGACATGGGAACGGCCAATGCCGGTCAGCCAGTCGCGTTAACGTACGCTGATAACGACAGCTTTGAGCTACCGTCAACAAGTCATATTTCCATTGTCGACGGTGATGGCAATGCCATTTCAATGACGACAAGTGTTGAAATGGCCTTTGGCTCAGCAGTCATGGTGGATGGTTTTATTTTAAACAATCAACTGACGGACTTTGCACTGTCGCCAGAGCGTGATGGTAAGCCCGTGGCAAATCGCGTCGAGCCATTTAAGCGGCCACGTAGCTCAATGGCACCTATGATGGTCTTTAACCCAGACGGTAGTTTAAAACTTGTTGTTGGCTCGCCAGGCGGGAGTCGAATTATCAATTACGTCGCGCAAACCATTGTCGGTGTGCTGGATTGGCAGTTAAATCCGCAGCAAGCGATCAATTTGCCGAAAGTCACCAATCGCAACAAAGTGACGACACTAGAAAAAGGCACTGAGCTTGAAGGGTTAAAAGCGGCATTTGAGGCGAGAGGCCATAAAGTGATGGTGCGTGATTTAAACAGTGGTGTGCATGCTATTGAAGTGAAAAATGGCAAATTATACGGCGGTGCCGACCCACGCCGTGAAGGTAAGGTATTCGCCAAGTAG